One segment of Meriones unguiculatus strain TT.TT164.6M chromosome 3, Bangor_MerUng_6.1, whole genome shotgun sequence DNA contains the following:
- the Brd9 gene encoding bromodomain-containing protein 9 isoform X3: MGKKHKKHKAEWRSSYEDYTDTPLEKPLKLVLKVGGSEVTELSGSGHDSSYYDDRSDHERERHREKKKKKKKKSEKEKHLDEEERRKRKEEKKRKREKEHCDSEGEADAFDPGKKVEVEPPPDRPVRACRTQPAENESTPIQRLLEHFLRQLQRKDPHGFFAFPVTDAIAPGYSMIIKHPMDFGTMKDKIVANEYKSVTEFKADFKLMCDNAMTYNRPDTVYYKLAKKILHAGFKMMSKAALLGSEDPAVEEPVPEVVPVQVETTKKSKKPSREVISCMFEPEGNACSLTDSTAEEHVLALVEHAADEARDRINRFLPGSKMGYLKKLGDGSLLYSVVNATEPDADEEETLPVDLSSLSSKLLPGFTTLGFKDERRSKVTFLSSASTALSMQNNSVFGDLKSDEMELLYSAYGDETGVQCALSLQEFVKDAGSYSKKMVDDLLDQITGGDHSRMIFQLKQRRSVPVRPADEVKVGDPLGDNGGPVLDFMSMKPYPDVSLDVSMLSSLGKVKKELDHDDGHLNLDETTRLLQDLHEAQAERGGSRPSSNLSSLSTASEREQHPPGSPSRLSVGEQPDVTHDPYEFLQSPEPAVSAKN; the protein is encoded by the exons ATGGGCAAGAAGCACAAGAAGCATAAGGCGGAGTGGCGCTCATCGTACGAAG ATTACACAGACACACCACTGGAGAAGCCTCTGAAGTTGGTGCTCAAGGTGGGAGGAAGTGAAGTGACAGAGCTCTCAGGATCTGGCCACGACTCCAGCTACTATGATGATAGGTCAGACCATGAGcgggagagacacagagaaaagaagaagaaaaagaagaagaagtcagAGAAGGAGAAGCACCTCgatgaagaggagaggaggaagcgAAAG gaagaaaagaaacggAAGCGGGAAAAGGAACACTGTGACTCAGAGGGAGAGGCTGATGCCTTCGACCCTGGAAAGAAGGTAGAGGTGGAACCACCCCCAGATCGACCAGTGAGAGCCTGCCGAACACAGCCAG CTGAGAATGAGAGCACACCCATCCAGAGGCTTCTGGAGCACTTCCTCCGCCAACTACAGAG AAAAGATCCTCATGGATTTTTTGCTTTTCCTGTTACGGATGCAATTGCTCCTGGGTATTCAATGATAATAAAACATCCCATGGACTTTGGCACAATGAAAGACAAGATTGTAGCTAATGAATATAAATCAGTCACAGAATTTAAG GCAGATTTCAAATTAATGTGTGATAATGCGATGACATACAACAGGCCAGACACCGTGTACTACAAATTAGCCAAGAAGATCCTGCACGCGGGCTTTAAGATGATGAGCAAA GCAGCTCTCTTGGGCAGTGAAGACCCAGCAGTTGAGGAGCCTGTTCCTGAGGTTGTCCCAGTGCAAGTAGAAACTACCAAGAAATCCAAAAAGCCGAGTAGAGAAGTTATTAG CTGCATGTTTGAGCCTGAGGGGAATGCCTGCAGCCTGACAGACAGCACTGCAGAGGAGCATGTGCTAGCCCTGGTAGAGCACGCAGCTGATGAGGCTCGGGACAGGATTAACCGGTTTCTCCCAGGTAGCAAG ATGGGGTACCTGAAGAAGCTTGGAGATGGAAGTCTGCTCTACAGTGTGGTGAACGCAACTGAGCCTGATGCCGATG AAGAGGAGACACTCCCTGTGGACCTGAGTTCACTGTCTAGCAAGTTGCTCCCAGGTTTTACGACATTGGGTTTCAAAGATGAGAGAAGAAGTAAAG tCACATTCCTCTCCAGTGCTAGCACTGCACTTTCAATGCAGAACAACTCTGTGTTTGGGGACCTGAAATCAGATGAGATGGAGCTTCTATATTCTGCCTATGGAGATGAGACTGGTGTGCAGTGTGCCCTGAG CCTGCAGGAATTTgtgaaggatgctgggagctACAGCAAGAAGATGGTAGATGACCTCCTGGACCAAATCACAGGTGGAGATCACTCAAGGATGATCTTCCAGCTGAAGCAG AGGCGGAGTGTTCCCGTGAGACCTGCAGATGAGGTGAAG GTTGGGGACCCACTGGGAGATAATGGTGGCCCTGTTCTGGATTTCATGTCGATGAAACCATATCCTGACGTCTCCCTGGATGTGTCCATGCTCAGCTCTCTTG GGAAGGTGAAGAAGGAGCTGGATCATGATGATGGCCACTTGAACTTGGATGAGACAACCAGGCTCCTGCAAGACCTACATGAAGCACAAGCAGAGCGAGGAGGCTCCCGGCCGTCCTCCAATCTTAGCTCTCTATCCACTGCCTCTGAGAGGGAGCAGCACCCTCCAG GAAGTCCTTCTCGCCTTAGTGTTGGGGAGCAGCCAGATGTCACCCATGACCCTTACGAATTCCTTCAGTCTCCAGAACCTGCAGTTTCTGCCAAGAACTAA
- the Brd9 gene encoding bromodomain-containing protein 9 isoform X1 codes for MGKKHKKHKAEWRSSYEDYTDTPLEKPLKLVLKVGGSEVTELSGSGHDSSYYDDRSDHERERHREKKKKKKKKSEKEKHLDEEERRKRKEEKKRKREKEHCDSEGEADAFDPGKKVEVEPPPDRPVRACRTQPAENESTPIQRLLEHFLRQLQRKDPHGFFAFPVTDAIAPGYSMIIKHPMDFGTMKDKIVANEYKSVTEFKADFKLMCDNAMTYNRPDTVYYKLAKKILHAGFKMMSKERLLALKRSMSFMQDMDFSQQAALLGSEDPAVEEPVPEVVPVQVETTKKSKKPSREVISCMFEPEGNACSLTDSTAEEHVLALVEHAADEARDRINRFLPGSKMGYLKKLGDGSLLYSVVNATEPDADEEETLPVDLSSLSSKLLPGFTTLGFKDERRSKVTFLSSASTALSMQNNSVFGDLKSDEMELLYSAYGDETGVQCALSLQEFVKDAGSYSKKMVDDLLDQITGGDHSRMIFQLKQRRSVPVRPADEVKVGDPLGDNGGPVLDFMSMKPYPDVSLDVSMLSSLGKVKKELDHDDGHLNLDETTRLLQDLHEAQAERGGSRPSSNLSSLSTASEREQHPPGSPSRLSVGEQPDVTHDPYEFLQSPEPAVSAKN; via the exons ATGGGCAAGAAGCACAAGAAGCATAAGGCGGAGTGGCGCTCATCGTACGAAG ATTACACAGACACACCACTGGAGAAGCCTCTGAAGTTGGTGCTCAAGGTGGGAGGAAGTGAAGTGACAGAGCTCTCAGGATCTGGCCACGACTCCAGCTACTATGATGATAGGTCAGACCATGAGcgggagagacacagagaaaagaagaagaaaaagaagaagaagtcagAGAAGGAGAAGCACCTCgatgaagaggagaggaggaagcgAAAG gaagaaaagaaacggAAGCGGGAAAAGGAACACTGTGACTCAGAGGGAGAGGCTGATGCCTTCGACCCTGGAAAGAAGGTAGAGGTGGAACCACCCCCAGATCGACCAGTGAGAGCCTGCCGAACACAGCCAG CTGAGAATGAGAGCACACCCATCCAGAGGCTTCTGGAGCACTTCCTCCGCCAACTACAGAG AAAAGATCCTCATGGATTTTTTGCTTTTCCTGTTACGGATGCAATTGCTCCTGGGTATTCAATGATAATAAAACATCCCATGGACTTTGGCACAATGAAAGACAAGATTGTAGCTAATGAATATAAATCAGTCACAGAATTTAAG GCAGATTTCAAATTAATGTGTGATAATGCGATGACATACAACAGGCCAGACACCGTGTACTACAAATTAGCCAAGAAGATCCTGCACGCGGGCTTTAAGATGATGAGCAAA GAGCGGCTGTTAGCTTTGAAGCGCAGCATGTCGTTTATGCAGGACATGGATTTCTCTCAGCAGGCAGCTCTCTTGGGCAGTGAAGACCCAGCAGTTGAGGAGCCTGTTCCTGAGGTTGTCCCAGTGCAAGTAGAAACTACCAAGAAATCCAAAAAGCCGAGTAGAGAAGTTATTAG CTGCATGTTTGAGCCTGAGGGGAATGCCTGCAGCCTGACAGACAGCACTGCAGAGGAGCATGTGCTAGCCCTGGTAGAGCACGCAGCTGATGAGGCTCGGGACAGGATTAACCGGTTTCTCCCAGGTAGCAAG ATGGGGTACCTGAAGAAGCTTGGAGATGGAAGTCTGCTCTACAGTGTGGTGAACGCAACTGAGCCTGATGCCGATG AAGAGGAGACACTCCCTGTGGACCTGAGTTCACTGTCTAGCAAGTTGCTCCCAGGTTTTACGACATTGGGTTTCAAAGATGAGAGAAGAAGTAAAG tCACATTCCTCTCCAGTGCTAGCACTGCACTTTCAATGCAGAACAACTCTGTGTTTGGGGACCTGAAATCAGATGAGATGGAGCTTCTATATTCTGCCTATGGAGATGAGACTGGTGTGCAGTGTGCCCTGAG CCTGCAGGAATTTgtgaaggatgctgggagctACAGCAAGAAGATGGTAGATGACCTCCTGGACCAAATCACAGGTGGAGATCACTCAAGGATGATCTTCCAGCTGAAGCAG AGGCGGAGTGTTCCCGTGAGACCTGCAGATGAGGTGAAG GTTGGGGACCCACTGGGAGATAATGGTGGCCCTGTTCTGGATTTCATGTCGATGAAACCATATCCTGACGTCTCCCTGGATGTGTCCATGCTCAGCTCTCTTG GGAAGGTGAAGAAGGAGCTGGATCATGATGATGGCCACTTGAACTTGGATGAGACAACCAGGCTCCTGCAAGACCTACATGAAGCACAAGCAGAGCGAGGAGGCTCCCGGCCGTCCTCCAATCTTAGCTCTCTATCCACTGCCTCTGAGAGGGAGCAGCACCCTCCAG GAAGTCCTTCTCGCCTTAGTGTTGGGGAGCAGCCAGATGTCACCCATGACCCTTACGAATTCCTTCAGTCTCCAGAACCTGCAGTTTCTGCCAAGAACTAA
- the Brd9 gene encoding bromodomain-containing protein 9 isoform X2, with amino-acid sequence MGKKHKKHKAEWRSSYEDYTDTPLEKPLKLVLKVGGSEVTELSGSGHDSSYYDDRSDHERERHREKKKKKKKKSEKEKHLDEEERRKRKEEKKRKREKEHCDSEGEADAFDPGKKVEVEPPPDRPVRACRTQPAENESTPIQRLLEHFLRQLQRKDPHGFFAFPVTDAIAPGYSMIIKHPMDFGTMKDKIVANEYKSVTEFKADFKLMCDNAMTYNRPDTVYYKLAKKILHAGFKMMSKQAALLGSEDPAVEEPVPEVVPVQVETTKKSKKPSREVISCMFEPEGNACSLTDSTAEEHVLALVEHAADEARDRINRFLPGSKMGYLKKLGDGSLLYSVVNATEPDADEEETLPVDLSSLSSKLLPGFTTLGFKDERRSKVTFLSSASTALSMQNNSVFGDLKSDEMELLYSAYGDETGVQCALSLQEFVKDAGSYSKKMVDDLLDQITGGDHSRMIFQLKQRRSVPVRPADEVKVGDPLGDNGGPVLDFMSMKPYPDVSLDVSMLSSLGKVKKELDHDDGHLNLDETTRLLQDLHEAQAERGGSRPSSNLSSLSTASEREQHPPGSPSRLSVGEQPDVTHDPYEFLQSPEPAVSAKN; translated from the exons ATGGGCAAGAAGCACAAGAAGCATAAGGCGGAGTGGCGCTCATCGTACGAAG ATTACACAGACACACCACTGGAGAAGCCTCTGAAGTTGGTGCTCAAGGTGGGAGGAAGTGAAGTGACAGAGCTCTCAGGATCTGGCCACGACTCCAGCTACTATGATGATAGGTCAGACCATGAGcgggagagacacagagaaaagaagaagaaaaagaagaagaagtcagAGAAGGAGAAGCACCTCgatgaagaggagaggaggaagcgAAAG gaagaaaagaaacggAAGCGGGAAAAGGAACACTGTGACTCAGAGGGAGAGGCTGATGCCTTCGACCCTGGAAAGAAGGTAGAGGTGGAACCACCCCCAGATCGACCAGTGAGAGCCTGCCGAACACAGCCAG CTGAGAATGAGAGCACACCCATCCAGAGGCTTCTGGAGCACTTCCTCCGCCAACTACAGAG AAAAGATCCTCATGGATTTTTTGCTTTTCCTGTTACGGATGCAATTGCTCCTGGGTATTCAATGATAATAAAACATCCCATGGACTTTGGCACAATGAAAGACAAGATTGTAGCTAATGAATATAAATCAGTCACAGAATTTAAG GCAGATTTCAAATTAATGTGTGATAATGCGATGACATACAACAGGCCAGACACCGTGTACTACAAATTAGCCAAGAAGATCCTGCACGCGGGCTTTAAGATGATGAGCAAA CAGGCAGCTCTCTTGGGCAGTGAAGACCCAGCAGTTGAGGAGCCTGTTCCTGAGGTTGTCCCAGTGCAAGTAGAAACTACCAAGAAATCCAAAAAGCCGAGTAGAGAAGTTATTAG CTGCATGTTTGAGCCTGAGGGGAATGCCTGCAGCCTGACAGACAGCACTGCAGAGGAGCATGTGCTAGCCCTGGTAGAGCACGCAGCTGATGAGGCTCGGGACAGGATTAACCGGTTTCTCCCAGGTAGCAAG ATGGGGTACCTGAAGAAGCTTGGAGATGGAAGTCTGCTCTACAGTGTGGTGAACGCAACTGAGCCTGATGCCGATG AAGAGGAGACACTCCCTGTGGACCTGAGTTCACTGTCTAGCAAGTTGCTCCCAGGTTTTACGACATTGGGTTTCAAAGATGAGAGAAGAAGTAAAG tCACATTCCTCTCCAGTGCTAGCACTGCACTTTCAATGCAGAACAACTCTGTGTTTGGGGACCTGAAATCAGATGAGATGGAGCTTCTATATTCTGCCTATGGAGATGAGACTGGTGTGCAGTGTGCCCTGAG CCTGCAGGAATTTgtgaaggatgctgggagctACAGCAAGAAGATGGTAGATGACCTCCTGGACCAAATCACAGGTGGAGATCACTCAAGGATGATCTTCCAGCTGAAGCAG AGGCGGAGTGTTCCCGTGAGACCTGCAGATGAGGTGAAG GTTGGGGACCCACTGGGAGATAATGGTGGCCCTGTTCTGGATTTCATGTCGATGAAACCATATCCTGACGTCTCCCTGGATGTGTCCATGCTCAGCTCTCTTG GGAAGGTGAAGAAGGAGCTGGATCATGATGATGGCCACTTGAACTTGGATGAGACAACCAGGCTCCTGCAAGACCTACATGAAGCACAAGCAGAGCGAGGAGGCTCCCGGCCGTCCTCCAATCTTAGCTCTCTATCCACTGCCTCTGAGAGGGAGCAGCACCCTCCAG GAAGTCCTTCTCGCCTTAGTGTTGGGGAGCAGCCAGATGTCACCCATGACCCTTACGAATTCCTTCAGTCTCCAGAACCTGCAGTTTCTGCCAAGAACTAA